The genomic stretch CCGGCTGGGGGCCTCTGCTGCAGTTTACGTTTTATTTTAGGCAAGTTAACCCTTAAGAAGCCATAAAACCAAGTCATCGTGGAGTCTTTACTAGGGGGTCACTTACTGAAGGCAATAAGGAACTTTCCATAGCCACGTCGCTGGTACGGGGGAAGGGTCAGGATGCAAGCCACGTTGTTTCCATCAGGAGACTCTTTCTCCTAAAATGACACGGCTGCCATCAGTTATTCCTGAAGCCATGCGATGCAGCAGAGCTTTGTGGTTAATGTGTCACAATGACATATCAGAGGTTTTAATTGGCTTGGGTCTAAGTGCCGAGATCCCCCCCCAATCGCTACAACGAGGTGCGTTCCCTCTCCTCATTGCCGGAGAATATAGGAATAGGAAGCCTATGAGCCAGACCCCAATCCACCTCCTGAAGCGAGAAGAGACAGAAAGTTATGAGAAAGCATTGTGTTCCTTGTTCCGGTGGGATCGGTGGGAGTCTCGGTATTTCAAACTCTACCAATCAAAACCTTCTGACACATCAATAGTTTTACCAGAGTACAGGGACTGTTTCCCCAAATTACCTTGGAGAAATATCCCACGATGTGCGCTCCTTGCCGGTCAACTTCAGTCAAGATATAAAAGACAAAAGGCTCCACATCAAAGTACAGCGTCTTGTGGTCGAGAAACAGCTTGGCCAGGAGACACAGGTTCTGGCAGTAGATTTTATGGTCTTTCCCATCGACCTCGTACACGGAGATGTTGTTCTTTCTGTAGATTTCCTTCCCTGGAGGCTGCCGCCACTGGCACAGGCCCTGGAGAGTCACAAAGATAGCAGAAGTCAAGCCTACAAGCCGTTAATTTTACAACCTCACAGAGCTGGCATTTCATatgctctaaggctactttcacacctgcgttcaggtgtccgctcgtgagctccgtttgaaggggctcacgagcggccctgaacgcagcagtctggccctaatgcattctcagtggaggcggatccactgagaatgcatccgtctgccagcgctcagcctccgctccgctcagtgcaagcagcgttcgggtgtccgcctggccgtgcggaggcgagtggatccgtccagacttataatggaagtcaatggggacggatccgcttgaagatgacacaatatggctcaatcttcaagcggatccgtcccccattgactttcaatgtaaagtctgaacggatccgctcaggctaatttcacacttagaaaaaaaatttaagttctaatgcagacggatccgatcgaacgctagtgtgaaagtagcctaagtctgacAGCCATGCTTCTTCATCCTGCACTGTACTCGCCAGTATTCAGACCACCGCGTACTCTGCGTCCTGCACTGTACTCGCCAGTATTCAGACCACCGCGTACTCTGCGTCCTGCACTGTACTCGCCAGTATTCAGACCACCGTGTACTCTGCGTCCTGCACTGTACTCGCCAGTATTCAGACCACCGTGTACTCTGCGTCCTGCACTGTACTCGCCAGTATTCAACCCGTGTACTCTGCGTCCTGCACTGTACCGCCAGTATTCAGACCACCGCGTACTCTGCGTCCTGCACTGTACTCGCCAGTATTCAGACCACCGTGTACTCTGCGTCCTGCACTGTACTCGCCAGTATTCAGACCACCGTGTACTCTGCGTCCTGCACTGTACTCGCCAGTATTCAGACCACCGTGTACTCTGCGTCCTGCACTGTACTCGCCAGTATTCGGACCACCGTGTACTCTGCGTCCTGCACTGTACTCGCCAGTATTCGGACCACCGTGTACTCTGCGTCCTGCACTGTACTCGCCAGTATTCGGACCACCGTGTACTCTGCGTCCTGCACTGTACTCGCCAGTATTCAGACCACCGTGTACTCTGCGTCCTGCACTGTACTCGCCAGTATTCAGACCACCGTGTACTCTGCATCCTGCACTGTACTCGCCAGTATTCAGACCACCGTGTACTCTGCGTCCTGCACTGTACTCGCCAGTATTCAGACCACCGCGTACTCTGCGTCCTGCACTGTACTCGCCAGTATTCAGACCACCGCGTACTCTGCGTCCTGCACTGTACTCGCCAGTATTCAGACCACCGTGTACTCTGCGTCCTGCACTGTACTCGCCAGTATTCAGACCACTGTGTACTCTGCGTCCTGCACTGTACTCGCCAGTATTCAGACCACTGTGTACTCTGCGTCCTGCACTGTACTCGCCAGTATTCAGACCACTGTGTACTCTGCGTCCTGCACTGTACTCGCCAGTATTCAGACCACCGTGTTCCCTGCGTCCTGCACTGTACTCGCCAGTATTCAGACCACCGTGTACTCTGCGTCCTGCACTGTACTCGCCAGTATTCAGACCACCGTATACCGCGTCCTACACTGTACTCGCCAGTATTCAGACCACTGTGTACCCTGCATTGTACTCGCCTGCATTCAGACTTCCACATACCCTGTCCTGGTCTGTACTCTCCTGTATTCACACCACGGCATACCCTGCATTCTACACTGTACTAGCCTGCATTCAGACCACCGTGTTCCCTGCGTCCTGCACTGTACTCGCCAGTATTCAGACCACCGTATACCGCGTCCTGCACTGTACTCGCCAGTATTCAGACCACCGTGTACTCTGCGTCCTGCACTGTACTCGCCAGTATTCAGACCACCACGTACTCTGCGTCCTGCACTGTACTCGCCAGTATTCAGACCACTGTGTACTCTGCGTCCTGCACTGTACTCGCCAGTATTCAGACCACCGCGTACTCTGCGTCCTGCACTGTACTCGCCTGCATTCAGACCTCCGTGTTCCCTGCGTCCTGCTCTGTACTCTCCTGTATTCACACCACGGCATACCCTGCATTCTACACTGTACTCTCCTGTATTCAGACCTCCGTGTTCCCTGCGTCCTGCACTGTACTCGCCAGTATTCGGACCACCGTGTACTCTGCGTCCTGCACTGTACTCGCCAGTATTCAGACCACCGTGTACTCTGCGTCCTGCACTGTACTCGCCAGTATTCAGACAACTGTGTACTCTGCGTCCTGCACTGTACTCTCCTGTATTCACACCACGGCATACCCTGCATTCTACACTGTACTCTCCTGTATTCAGACCTCCGTGTTCCCTGCGTCCTGCTCTGCACTCTCCTgtattcagacttccgcatgctCTGAGCAGGTTtatcaatttaaagggaacccgtcactgtgattttgggtatagagctgaggacatgggttgctagatggccactagcacatccgcaatacccagtccccatagctctgtgtgcttttattgtgtataaaaaccgatttgatacatatgcaaattaccctgagatgagtcagagcttgaaaatatgactcttctctggtcacacaagtaagatatgactcttttatgttaatttgcatatgtatcaaatcggtttttttacacaataaaagcaaagagagctatggggactgggtattgcggatgtgctagtggccatccatgtcctcagctctatacacaaaatcccggtgaccggttccctttgaGAAGAAAGGACCTACACCATTCCTTACCAGATGATAGCGATAACTCTTCTCGAACTTCATGTACTTCAGACAATACTCGCACACCCACAGTTTAGGCTGCTTCCCATAATCCTCTGGGAATGGAGAGAAGTACCAAGCGTCAATTTCATAGTTCCCAATGTGAATCTTGTCCACGTATTTAACTTTTGTGATCTGGAGATTAGgaggaataaaataaaatgaacaagAGAAGACACGTGAGCCGAGAGGTATCGGTAatacctttcatgatgtcactcACCGCCTCGTGCTCCTTCTCCAGTGCAGCCGTGGTGGGATCCATCTCTGCATAAGTCTAGAAAGAATATAGAAGCTGGGATGAGACAGAGACAAACTTCCATAGCAGTGTGCAGAGTCGGGATCATGGGACCCATTATCAGATCTACACCGAACTCAGGGGCCCCTACAAAGAAGTAATCCGAGGAGTTGGTGCTGCTGTGACAAAACAATCTGCCCCACCAAGTCCGTGCCACCTGCAGGAAAATGTATTGTAACACTCGTGCAAAATCCTTTCAGTCATTTGTGCCGATTAAGGGTGGGTTCCCACTAGCggtatggagtccgttatggcttgtggttataacggaatccataggatggaatgcaaaacggaagcctttaagaggcattccgttttgctccgtcctaatagaagtctatgggaaaacctaacggatccgtctgggtccctgtcgacaggactttgttttcagtcttgcataacgggaaccagacgggtccgttttgattcccatagacttctattaggacggagagcaaactgaatgccttttaaaggcgtccgttttgcattccggcataatgcaagtctatgggcagcaaaacggatccgtccttccgtcttatggattcggttattttccattataaccctgttataatggaaagccataacggaatccctaacgctagtgtgaacccaccctaattcgATATAAAAGGGACAGCATTGTCTGCTATAAAGAAGAAGCACTTTTTATATGGTCAAGACACCCTCATCTGGGTACTGCAGAGTATGGGCGCCATGTAAGGCTTTAGTTACCCTCCAGCGACATTGTGAATGGTGTCTGATCCCTGTTTGTCAGGCCAGGAGGTCGTCTCATCTTTCTCCTCCAAGCCTGGAGACATGGGACCTCCACTGAAACAACATTTATCGCCTATTCTACGATGGAGGACATCCCATTTCAAATAATGCACACAGTATGGCCCTTGTAGGGATGTGTGTGATGAATGGCAGACTCTGGTCGCTCACCTTCTGCACATGGTTGATCTCATCATGTTTCCTCTTCTGGTTTCTGGTGATTTTCCTCTCTGGCTGCTCCGACAGTTCATTCAAGTATTGGTCGGTGTTCTTCTGGACTGCGTCTTTCGCAGTCTTGGTCAGCGCCAGGCGATTTTTGTCCACCCACTCGTCCAAGCGCCGGTTAACTATAGAGAGAAAGAAAGGAGAAGCAGAATGAGAGGTCACATTGCCGTCCAGGGATATGGCAGCAGCGGACATCCACGTGGAGACATTTACTTACAGCCCACATAGTGCACATAGAACTCTTCTCTTCCTTCCTGCTCGTTCAGTCGCGACTGAATCACCTCCGCAGAGTCTGCAAATGAGAGGGGACGAGCGTGATCACAACAGTTCCACATACTCAGAGGATGGAGACCCCTCCCCAGGACCGTCTCTATAAACATTGCGGGATTGCTCCACCaccatgtctgctttagtaattACTTGTGTCCCCCACAAAAGAAACATTCAGTTCCTTACGCCAGGTGTTGTCTGCTCTCCGGCACAGGTAGGTCTCCCCGATCTCCACCGTCACCTCTGGGTCTCTCCCTCCTGTGGGGGCAGTTTCTCCCCCAGACCCCATCTCGTCATCCTCTTCTTCCTTAATGCTCCCTTGCTCCAGGCCATCTTCTTGGGGATGGAGAGGATCATGCTGGTTCTCCCCTGCCCCTCCCGGCACAGGTCTGTGCTCCTCAGGAATTGTGTCATCCATGGCTCCCACTAGAAAACAAACCACAGTATGGGCAGGTGAACATGCATAACACGAGGCACCTGCCATATAAAAGCTTCGGGACCCACATTGCTGATCTTCCATAACgcattaggccactttcacaccagCGGTTTCGCTGgacccgtcatggatcagcaaaaacgcttcagtcaccataatacaaccgtctgcatccgttacgaacagttgtgttatctttaacattgccatgacggatccgtcatgtacaccattgaaagtcaataagggaacggatcagttttctattgcgtcagagaaaacggatccatccccattgacttacactgtctTGCTCCACAacacatcgcagacagaaaaacgcttgCAACGTTCttctgtccgtgatggggacgcaactaaacggaacggaatgcattctggtgcaatccatttcgttcagttttgacttcattgacaatgaatggaagcGTCCCCCCCCCCGCTatggagaccctatgacggatctcaatagcggaaagggaaagcgcagatgtgaaaggagCCCAATTCTAGATGCAGTTTATTTTGCATCTGCAACTAAATACAGCAGGAAACCTGCGGAAAGCAACAGGAAGGCTTCATTTTCTGCAAactctggaggtgactggagtaGAAAACAATGTGCAGTAATTGTCATGTACAAAAGATTAGCAAAGAATAAAAAAGGAACAAAGGATACGGCGTGCAGACGAGCAGGTCAGCCACATCCGATAAACCCTGCCGTGTGTACAGATTACAGCGTGGAAGCTGAAGCGCAGCCATCATGTGCACACCCTGAGCAAACCAGGGCCAGACACTAAACCAACACGTCTCAGGACACGGCTCCAACATCAGCACAATGCAGTGATAAGAGGA from Bufo gargarizans isolate SCDJY-AF-19 chromosome 8, ASM1485885v1, whole genome shotgun sequence encodes the following:
- the KAT8 gene encoding histone acetyltransferase KAT8, with amino-acid sequence MDDTIPEEHRPVPGGAGENQHDPLHPQEDGLEQGSIKEEEDDEMGSGGETAPTGGRDPEVTVEIGETYLCRRADNTWHSAEVIQSRLNEQEGREEFYVHYVGFNRRLDEWVDKNRLALTKTAKDAVQKNTDQYLNELSEQPERKITRNQKRKHDEINHVQKTYAEMDPTTAALEKEHEAITKVKYVDKIHIGNYEIDAWYFSPFPEDYGKQPKLWVCEYCLKYMKFEKSYRYHLGLCQWRQPPGKEIYRKNNISVYEVDGKDHKIYCQNLCLLAKLFLDHKTLYFDVEPFVFYILTEVDRQGAHIVGYFSKEKESPDGNNVACILTLPPYQRRGYGKFLIAFSYELSKLENTVGSPEKPLSDLGKLSYRSYWSWVLLEILRDFRGTLSIKDLSRMTSITQNDIIGTLQSLNMVKYWKGQHVICVTPKLVEEHLKSAQYKKPPITVDSLNLKWAPPKHKLMKASKK